One stretch of Comamonas testosteroni DNA includes these proteins:
- a CDS encoding PolC-type DNA polymerase III, whose product MSAAIAVIDFETTGMTPAQGARATEVAIVLLEQGRVVDRFQSLMQTGAWVSPFITELTGITNAMLRTAPPAAEVMRDAARFVGGAPMVAHNASFDSKFWQAELALAGEAAPQLFACTVLLSRRIYPQAPSHSLGNLARYLHLPSTGRAHRALADAEMAAALLARMQQDLCERHALPWPEHALLMQLQRCSKAKVGGWLAQQAGQGLLAAQTQD is encoded by the coding sequence ATGAGTGCTGCGATCGCCGTCATCGACTTTGAAACCACGGGCATGACGCCCGCCCAGGGCGCCAGGGCCACCGAGGTGGCCATCGTGCTGCTGGAGCAGGGTCGCGTGGTGGACCGTTTCCAGAGCCTGATGCAGACCGGGGCCTGGGTCTCGCCCTTCATCACCGAACTCACCGGTATCACCAACGCCATGCTGCGCACGGCGCCGCCCGCCGCCGAGGTGATGCGCGATGCGGCCCGCTTTGTGGGCGGCGCGCCCATGGTGGCCCACAACGCATCGTTCGACAGCAAGTTCTGGCAGGCCGAGCTGGCGCTGGCGGGCGAAGCCGCCCCCCAGCTGTTTGCCTGCACCGTGCTGCTGTCGCGCCGCATCTATCCCCAGGCGCCCAGTCACAGCCTGGGCAATCTGGCGCGTTATCTGCACCTGCCTTCCACGGGGCGTGCCCACCGGGCGCTGGCCGATGCCGAGATGGCGGCGGCCCTGCTGGCCCGCATGCAGCAGGACCTGTGCGAGCGCCATGCCCTGCCCTGGCCCGAACATGCGCTGCTGATGCAGCTGCAACGCTGCAGCAAGGCCAAGGTCGGCGGCTGGCTGGCGCAGCAAGCCGGTCAGGGGCTGCTGGCAGCCCAGACCCAGGATTGA